In the Streptomyces sp. 3214.6 genome, CCTCCGCCCCGACGTCCTCGGCGGCTCGCTGGAGCGACCGGGCGCACGGTTTCGCCTCCCTCGCCGGGGGCACCACCGGAGGCGCCGGCGGCACGGTCGTCACCGTCACCGACCAGGCCCGGCTCGCGAAGTACGCGGCCGCCGAGGAGCCCTACGTCATCCGGGTCAAGGGCGCGGTGGCCGTCGAGCCCTTCGGCTCCGACATCGTCGTGACCTCGAACAAGACGATCATCGGCGTCGGCGACACCGGCGAGATCGTCCACGGCGAACTGCACCTGAACCCCGGCACGCACAACGTGATCATCCGCAACCTGACGATCCGGGACTCCTACGTCGAGGGCGACTGGGACGGCAAGACGACCGACTTCGACGCGATCCAGATGGACACCGTCGACCACGTCTGGATCGACCACAACACGTTGACGCACATGGGCGACGGACTGCTCGACATCCGCAAGGACAGCCAGTACATCACCGTTTCCTACAACCGATTCAGCAACCACAACAAGGCGTTCGGCATCGGCTGGACGACCAACGTCCGCACCCAGATCACCATCGACCACAACTGGTTCACGGGCACGAAACAGCGCAACCCCTCGGCCGACAACTGCGCCTACGCCCACCTCTACAACAACTACGTGTCGGCGCAGGTGGCCGACGGGGACCCGGTGTGGACGTACGGGAACTGGTCGCGAGGCCACACGAAGATGGTCATCGAGAACGGTTACTACGACGGCGTCCAGCATCCCTACCAGGCCGACGCGACGGCCGAGCTGGTCGAGCGCGGGTCGATCCTGCGCAACACGAGCGGGCGCACCGACGAGTGGGGCGCCGCCTTCGACCCGCGCGGGTTCTACGCCTACCGGCTTGACCCGGCGGCGGCCGTTCCCGCGCTGGTCACCCGGTTCTCCGGGCCGCAGGCACGGATCGGCGCCGCGCTCCCGCCGACCGTCCCGGGCGACCACCCGACCGTCCCGGGCGACCACCCGACCGTCCGGTGACCCCCCCCATGACCCCCCACAACTTCATATCTCCGTTGGGATCCAGAAGAAGAGAGCCGACCATATGAAGAGCAGCATCCGCAGAAGCAGGCGCGCCGCCCTGGCCGTCGCCCTGGGCTCCGTGCTCGCGCTGACCGCCACCGCCTGTGGTGACGACGGCAGCGGCGCCGCGGGGGACAAGGGAGGCGAGGGCTCCGGCAAGGGTGAGATCACCTTCTGGGACAACAACGGCGGTGTCCGCACCGACATCTGGAAGGAGATCATCGCCGACTTCGAGAAGGCCAACCCGGACATCAAGGTCAAGTACGTCGGGATCCCGGCCGCGAGTGCGCAGTCCAAGTACGACACCGCCATCCAGGGCGGCGGTCTGCCCGACGTCGGCGGGGTGGGCACCGCGATGCTCGCCGAGGTCGCGGTGCAGGGCGCGCTGGAGCCGCTGGACAGCCGGCTGGAGAAGAGCGGCCTGAAGGGAAAGCTGAGCCAGAACCTGCTGGACAGCAGCCGGTCGGCCGGCGGCGGCAAGGAGCTGTACCAGATCCCGACCTCGTCCAACAACGGCACCCTGTGGTACCGCACCGACCTGTTCCAGAAGGCCGGTCTGGACGCGCCGACCACCTGGACGAAGTTCTACGAGGCCGCCGACAAGCTCACGAACCAGAGCAAGAACGAGTTCGGCTTCACCATCCGCGGCGGCGAGGGATCCATCGCGCCGGCCCTGGACGCGGCGTACAGCCAGTCCGGCATCGACACCTTCTGGAACGGCGACAAGACCACCGTCAACGACCCGAAGCTCGCCGCCGCGCTGGAGAAGTACGTCGCCCTGTACAAGAAGGACACTCCGTCCGCCGACGTCAACAACGACTTCACCAAGATGGTCGCCCAGTGGGACAGCGGCACCATCGGCATGCTCAGCCATAACCTCGGCTCCTACCAGGACCACCTGAAGGCACTGGGCGCGGACAAGTTCCGGGGCATCCCCAGCCCGACCCAGGACAGTGGCGCCCGGGTGCAGGTCTCCAACCCCGTCGACGGGCTGAGCGTCTTCAAGACCAGCAAGAACAAGACGGCCGCCTGGAAATTCGTGGAGTTCGCCGTCTCGCACGAGGAGAACTCCAAGTACAACAAGGCCGCGGGGCAGATCCCGGCGAACACCGAGGCCGCGAAGGACGCGTGGATCCAGCAGGCCGAGCCGACGAAGCTGGCCGCCGAGGCGCTCAACGGAGCCAACACCAAGATCGTGCAGTTCCCGTACTACCTGCCCGACTGGAACACGATCTCGAAGGCGGACAACGAGCCGAACTACCAGAAGGTGCTGCTCGGAAAGATGAGCGCAAAGGAATTCCTGGACACGTTGGCCGAGCAGCTGAACGCCGCGCAGGCCGACTGGAAGAAGAACCACGGATAGTTCGTGCGGTTTCGGTTCGTGGGGGAC is a window encoding:
- a CDS encoding ABC transporter substrate-binding protein gives rise to the protein MKSSIRRSRRAALAVALGSVLALTATACGDDGSGAAGDKGGEGSGKGEITFWDNNGGVRTDIWKEIIADFEKANPDIKVKYVGIPAASAQSKYDTAIQGGGLPDVGGVGTAMLAEVAVQGALEPLDSRLEKSGLKGKLSQNLLDSSRSAGGGKELYQIPTSSNNGTLWYRTDLFQKAGLDAPTTWTKFYEAADKLTNQSKNEFGFTIRGGEGSIAPALDAAYSQSGIDTFWNGDKTTVNDPKLAAALEKYVALYKKDTPSADVNNDFTKMVAQWDSGTIGMLSHNLGSYQDHLKALGADKFRGIPSPTQDSGARVQVSNPVDGLSVFKTSKNKTAAWKFVEFAVSHEENSKYNKAAGQIPANTEAAKDAWIQQAEPTKLAAEALNGANTKIVQFPYYLPDWNTISKADNEPNYQKVLLGKMSAKEFLDTLAEQLNAAQADWKKNHG